Proteins encoded within one genomic window of Triticum aestivum cultivar Chinese Spring chromosome 2D, IWGSC CS RefSeq v2.1, whole genome shotgun sequence:
- the LOC123048550 gene encoding uncharacterized protein — translation MDRFQEGHHVRLRSRVQRNYLHAADDGESVTLSQLRASMNTAWAVHIYHGDDGPYLLLHSAAHGRYLAAMATPARLGHRGLRVELRDYDQPGVEAVMWQAVGSGFADDVVLLRNIGGRYLRANGRYIRWNAGVSVDHSVSSMMYWVVEPIPAREDMPALPAPPPNPPYGYLLGVYLEPGRLIRFVRALDDGHYPEDPEADGWQQFWFRGRSAFRLRDDLGFLVGAGVYYPNIAMCVRAGRYGRLTPLVVDLPDGGYGESLEIVVFLADTPAYNELRHPDVDAE, via the exons ATGGACCGCTTCCAGGAAGGGCACCACGTGCGGCTGCGGAGCCGCGTGCAGCGCAACTACCTCCACGCCGCCGACGACGGGGAGAGCGTCACCCTCAGCCAGCTCCGCGCCTCCATGAACACGGCGTGGGCGGTGCACATCTACCACGGCGACGACGGCCCGTACCTGCTCCTCCACAGCGCCGCCCACGGCCGCTACCTGGCCGCCATGGCCACGCCGGCGAGGCTCGGCCACCGGGGCCTCCGCGTGGAGCTGCGCGACTACGACCAGCCGGGCGTGGAGGCCGTCATGTGGCAAGCCGTGGGGTCGGGCTTCGCGGACGACGTCGTCCTGCTCCGCAACATCGGCGGCCGCTACCTCCGCGCCAACGGCAGGTACATCCGCTGGAACGCCGGCGTCAGCGTCGACCACAGCGTCAGCTCCATGATGTACTGGGTCGTCGAGCCCATCCCCGCCAGAGAGGACATGCCTGCCCTTCCTGCCCCGCCTCCG AATCCCCCATACGGGTACCTCCTCGGGGTCTACCTGGAGCCGGGACGGCTGATCCGGTTCGTGCGGGCGCTCGACGACGGGCACTACCCCGAGGACCCCGAGGCCGACGGCTGGCAGCAGTTCTGGTTCAGGGGGAGGTCAGCGTTTCGCCTGAGGGACGACCTGGGGTTCCTCGTCGGCGCCGGCGTGTACTACCCGAACATCGCCATGTGCGTCCGAGCGGGCCGCTACGGGAGGCTGACCCCGCTCGTCGTCGACCTGCCCGACGGCGGCTACGGCGAGAGCCTCGAGATTGTCGTCTTCCTGGCCGACACCCCTG CCTACAATGAGCTGCGACACCCGGATGTCGACGCGGAGTAG